The nucleotide window ATTGAGCAGTTGCAATTCCGTGCTGCCTTCTCTGAAGGTTTCCGTGCACCTAACTTGATTCAGTTGAACTCCCCAGGAACCTCTATCACTACTGGTGTTGATGACTTTGCAACCGGTATTGCCCTGGGTACAGGTGATATCAACGATGGCCCCGCTAATGGTAACTATGTGTTGACTACTAGTGGTAACCAGAACCTGACTCCTGAAGAAAGTGAAAACCTCAGCTTTGGTATTGTTGTAAGCCCAACTGATGATTTGACAATTACTCTGGACTGGTGGGAAGTTGAATCGGTTGGTACTGTAGGTGTACTGAGCGATGAAAACGAATCTCGACTGGATGCTGTATTGCGTGCTCAAGGCTCCTTTAACCCACGTGTTATCCGTGATGCCAGCACTATTGATCCAGTAACCAACCCATTTGGTGACATCGTTCAAATAACCCGTTCGTTTGAAAACCTGAACACCCGGACAGTTGAAGGTGTTGATATTCAAGTTGAATACAGCTTCGACACGGATATCGGTAGCTTTAAAGCTGGTTTGAACGGCGCTCGTACTCTGTCCTTCGATCAAGAGGCTGGTGGTGATGCACTGCAGATTGTAGCTGCTGGTGCTGATTTAGCTGTTCTTGGTTCAGCTGTAGGCTCTCAAGTTGAGCGTGAGTTCATTCCTCGCTGGCGTGCTTCTGGTTCATTGAGCTGGAACAGCAACGATGACCTCTGGGGTGCCCGCCTCTTCGGTAGCTTTGTAGGTAAAGTGTTTGAGCCTACAATTACTGATAATGGCGACTTCTTCTTCCTGGAGACTCAAACCAGATTTAACGCAAGTGTTGTGCGTCGTGATCTGTTTGGTGAAGGCAGCAGCGTCACCTTCGGTGTTAACAACCTGACTGGTGAAGAGCCTCCTGTAGCTGATGAGTCTTTTGGCTTTGAAGGTGAGTTGCACTCCAGCCGTGGACGTTACTTCTACTTAAGTGCTACATATACTTTCTAAGCACTCTTTGTAGTTGAATTAAAGCCGGGCAGGGCAACTTGCCCGGCTTTTGTTTTTCAGTTTTTTTAGAAAAATTGAAGATATAAAATTAGCGTCTGACGTAAACCCAGGTTTTAGTTATAGCCAAAAGATATATCCGCTTTAAACACTACTAATAGCTAATCTGACGCTAACCACTAAGATGGAATATCGTTTAAAATGGGATTCAATTTGAGCTCAGAAAAATATTTTGAGTGTCTTTGAGTCGCAGAAAAAAGAGAGTGGGGACTGTATTGAAAAATCAAAATTTAGTTTTAATTTTTGCAATATTAACAGTCCTGCTGTCATCTTGTGATTATCGTATTGCACAAGATATTGCTTCTGAAACTGAGTGCGTCTTTGATGATGTAAGTTTTGATGCCAATTTCCCAACAGGTCGAATTGATGGCTGTCAGCAAACTGCTGAGAACCAATTTGAGCTGACCATAGAGCCTGAATCGCTGCCTGCGCACCACAGCCCCTGGTATGCGTTTAAAGTCACTTCTCAGCAAGAAAAAACCATTTTGGTGACATTGAATTACACCGAAAAATCTCATCGCTATGCACCCAAAACCAGCCCAGATAAAAAAGTTTGGACCCTGGTGCCAGAGGCTCAGGTAGCCGAACTCAACGATGGCAAATCGGTGCGTATTGAACTCGCTGCCGGCCCCCAACCCTTGTATGTGGCCGGGCAGGAAATCATCGACAATGATGATTACGAACAGATGGAAACACTGCTGGCTCAAAAGCCGTTTGTGACACGCACCCAGATTGGTAACAGCGAGCAAGGTCGCCCCATCTACAAACTGGAAACCAATAGCTCCGACAGTGGTGATTATCTGGTATTAACTGGCCGCCAGCACCCGCCAGAAGTTACTGGTGCATTGGGGATGATTCATTTTGTCGATACCGTAATGGCAGATACCCCGTTAGCCCAGGAGTTTCGCAGTAACGTTAATGTGCTGATTGTTTTTAATATGAACCCGGATGGGGTTGAGCACGGCCATTGGCGTAAAAACGCCAACGGTATTGACCTGAATCGCGACTGGGGCCTGCTGGAACAGGCGGAGACTCGAGTTGTGATCAACGAATTGCAACGTTTTTTAGATAACGACAACGAGCGTATGCGCTTTTTTGTGGATTTTCACTCCACAGGCAAAGATGTTATTTACACACTGAAAAACAGTGAACCGGCTGATGCGGAAGAAACCATCTTTCAGTGGCTTGATAAAATTATTGAGCGTTTGCCCGAGTATCCGTTAGTGACTGGTGGCAGCTACGACCCCAGTAAATACGTTTCAAAAAATTATATTTTTAAGACGTTTGGTGTGCCAGCAGTGACTTACGAAATGGGCGACCATACGGATCGCGAAGTGATTCGAATAAAATCTGTAGTCGCTGCTGAAGAAATGATGAAACTACTGTTAGGTCGATAAGGCCGTACAATTGCAAGTAACGAGGGGACCCCGGAGTTAATTATGAATGATCATGAGTTTGAAACAGAATACAGCACCGCAATTACTAATAATGCGGAGTATGAATTAATTGCCAAAGCGGCTATTGCCAATGGCATGCTCTCTCCAGAGAAACCACTGGTGGGGTTTGTGAATATCGAAGGTGTTCGCAAGACGGTTGCTGAAATGAAAGCGGCGTTTCCTGACCATTTTTACCACCACTTTGCGGTGAAAGCCAATGGCATGACCTCGGTTCTCAGCCTGTTACGTGAATGCGGAATATTGGTAGAAACCGCCAGTCCCGGTGAATTGAAGCAGGCATTGAAAGCGGGCTTTACTGGTAAGGATATCGTTTTCGATGAACCTGCAAAAACCGAGTACGTGATTCGTGAAGTCATTTCACTGGGTGCTACGTTGCACGTAGACAACTTCGAGGAAATGGAGCGTGTCCGCCGTATTATGGGTGAGCTGGGTGAAGGCTACACGGGCGAGATTGGTTACCGCATTAATCCTCAGGTAGGCAGTGGCAAGATCAAGGCCATGAGTACCGCAGGGGCTCACTCAAAATTCGGTGTTCCGCTGGAAGACGAAGGCAATCGTGAGCAAATTATTCAGGATTACCTGGACAATCCATGGATGAAAACAGTGCACACTCATGTCGGCTCTCAAGGTTGCCCGTTTGATTTGATTGCCCAAGGTTTGAATAAAGTCGTTGCCCTGGCAAAAGAGGTGAATGAGCGAGCTGGAGAGCAGCGTATTCAGTCCATTGATATTGGTGGTGGTTTGCGGGTTAATTTCTACAGCGACAAAGTCACCCCAACTTTCCAACAGTACGCGGACTTTTTGAAAGAAAACGTTCCTGAGTTGTTCACTGGTGAATACCGCATTAAAACCGAATTTGGGCGCGCTACTATGGCCAAAAACGGTTCTATTTTGGCCCGTGTTGAATACGCGAAAAACAGCGGTGGGCGCCATATTGCCACCACTCACGCCGGTTCACAAATAGCAGCTCGTACCACTTTTATGCCCGAGTCTTGGCCTCTGCGTCTGTCTGCTTATACCCCAGAGGGCGAGTTCAAAAATGGCGAGTGTGTAGAGCAAGATATCGCCGGCCCTTGCTGTTTCGCTGGCGACGTGGTTGCCCACCAGCGCAAAATGCCCAAGTTGGAGAGTGGTGACTGCATTATGCTGCACGATACGGGTGCTTATTACTACTCCAACCCGTTTTACTACAACTCCCTCCCAGTTGCTGCGGTTTATGGCTATACCATTAACGATGGCAATGTGGAGTTTGTTCAGTATCGTCGTCAACAAACTCTTGACGAAATGATGGCAATTATTGGATAAAACCACTTCTGTTGTTATCCTCAATGTAGCGACTGCGGTAGTCTCCAGCTGATTGTTAAGCCAGAGCCTGCTCAGTCGCTTCGTTGGTTTCCGTTTGGAGT belongs to bacterium SCSIO 12696 and includes:
- a CDS encoding diaminopimelate decarboxylase — encoded protein: MNDHEFETEYSTAITNNAEYELIAKAAIANGMLSPEKPLVGFVNIEGVRKTVAEMKAAFPDHFYHHFAVKANGMTSVLSLLRECGILVETASPGELKQALKAGFTGKDIVFDEPAKTEYVIREVISLGATLHVDNFEEMERVRRIMGELGEGYTGEIGYRINPQVGSGKIKAMSTAGAHSKFGVPLEDEGNREQIIQDYLDNPWMKTVHTHVGSQGCPFDLIAQGLNKVVALAKEVNERAGEQRIQSIDIGGGLRVNFYSDKVTPTFQQYADFLKENVPELFTGEYRIKTEFGRATMAKNGSILARVEYAKNSGGRHIATTHAGSQIAARTTFMPESWPLRLSAYTPEGEFKNGECVEQDIAGPCCFAGDVVAHQRKMPKLESGDCIMLHDTGAYYYSNPFYYNSLPVAAVYGYTINDGNVEFVQYRRQQTLDEMMAIIG
- a CDS encoding succinylglutamate desuccinylase/aspartoacylase family protein; translated protein: MKNQNLVLIFAILTVLLSSCDYRIAQDIASETECVFDDVSFDANFPTGRIDGCQQTAENQFELTIEPESLPAHHSPWYAFKVTSQQEKTILVTLNYTEKSHRYAPKTSPDKKVWTLVPEAQVAELNDGKSVRIELAAGPQPLYVAGQEIIDNDDYEQMETLLAQKPFVTRTQIGNSEQGRPIYKLETNSSDSGDYLVLTGRQHPPEVTGALGMIHFVDTVMADTPLAQEFRSNVNVLIVFNMNPDGVEHGHWRKNANGIDLNRDWGLLEQAETRVVINELQRFLDNDNERMRFFVDFHSTGKDVIYTLKNSEPADAEETIFQWLDKIIERLPEYPLVTGGSYDPSKYVSKNYIFKTFGVPAVTYEMGDHTDREVIRIKSVVAAEEMMKLLLGR